In one Arachis duranensis cultivar V14167 chromosome 9, aradu.V14167.gnm2.J7QH, whole genome shotgun sequence genomic region, the following are encoded:
- the LOC107464846 gene encoding putative invertase inhibitor has product MGPQTSLLVLNIILLSFYSIVAKPNHNLIQQTCKNISETDSNVSYKFCINSLESDPRSHGAKSLEKLGLASIKLVRHNVTDTRAQIKEILKKNKNKLDPFAKECLDDCLQVYSDAIATIKEAIKDYKAKRYADSNVKLSSVIDASTTCEDGFNQRNGVVSPLTKRNKDTFLLSAISLSIINMLNKDNLKDAEL; this is encoded by the coding sequence ATGGGACCTCAAACTTCCCTTCTCGTTCTCAATATAATCCTCTTGTCTTTCTACTCCATCGTAGCAAAGCCAAACCATAATCTGATCCAACAAACCTGCAAGAACATCTCAGAAACTGATTCCAATGTAAGCTACAAATTCTGCATAAATTCTCTCGAATCAGATCCTCGAAGCCACGGCGCCAAAAGCCTCGAAAAACTCGGCCTCGCATCGATCAAGCTAGTGAGGCACAACGTGACAGATACTAGAGCTCAAATCAAAGAGATTCtcaagaagaacaagaacaagttgGATCCATTTGCCAAAGAGTGCTTAGATGATTGTCTTCAAGTTTATTCTGATGCCATCGCAACTATTAAAGAAGCCATTAAAGATTACAAGGCTAAGCGTTATGCTGATTCTAATGTGAAGCTAAGCTCTGTTATTGATGCCTCTACGACGTGCGAAGAtggattcaatcaaagaaacgGTGTCGTTTCGCCGTTAACGAAACGAAACAAGGACACTTTTCTGCTTTCTGCTATATCGCTTTCGATTATTAACATGCTCAATAAGGACAATTTGAAGGACGCTGAACTCTGA